One segment of Prionailurus bengalensis isolate Pbe53 chromosome X, Fcat_Pben_1.1_paternal_pri, whole genome shotgun sequence DNA contains the following:
- the LOC122477383 gene encoding LOW QUALITY PROTEIN: 60S ribosomal protein L37a-like (The sequence of the model RefSeq protein was modified relative to this genomic sequence to represent the inferred CDS: inserted 1 base in 1 codon; substituted 1 base at 1 genomic stop codon), whose translation MVKCTKKIRIISKYGTYYDAFLRKMMKKIEISQHANYTCIFWGKTKMKRXAVGTXHCSSCMKTIAGGTWTYNTTSAVIVIGRMKELKDQ comes from the exons ATGGTTAAGTGCACCAAGAAGATCAGAATCATCAGTAAATACGGGACCTATTATGATGCTTTCCTCAGAAAAATGATGAAGAAGATTGAAATAAGCCAGCATGCCAACTACACTTGCATCTTCTGGGGCAAAACCAAGATGAAACGATGAGCTGTGGGGA AGCATTGTAGTTCCTGCATGAAAACCATAGCCGGTGGTACCTGGACCTACAATACCACTTCTGCTGTCATAGTCATTGGAAGAATGAAGGAGTTGAAAGACCAGTAG